One Puniceicoccales bacterium DNA window includes the following coding sequences:
- the secG gene encoding preprotein translocase subunit SecG, whose amino-acid sequence MSMFFIVILTMALILVSMFVVMIILMQRPNEETGLGATLGEGSVATVFGGDAVNVLARWTRWCVGFFYLASFLLAMIYMAREHRPGKPDDILPKKVAVDALAKFDDSEGPPAQNDDLNKSNDIKKIDEAMEVGSIVYDSKENKENSDLVNGLEHIMIGADEPNGNLDDSDETPGGIADELSE is encoded by the coding sequence ATGAGTATGTTTTTTATAGTCATTTTGACCATGGCTTTGATTTTGGTCAGCATGTTTGTGGTAATGATTATTTTGATGCAACGCCCAAATGAAGAAACCGGTCTAGGTGCTACGCTGGGAGAGGGTTCTGTGGCAACTGTATTCGGTGGTGATGCCGTGAATGTATTGGCTCGTTGGACTAGATGGTGCGTAGGATTTTTCTATTTAGCATCGTTTTTGTTGGCCATGATATATATGGCTCGAGAACATAGGCCAGGTAAGCCAGATGATATTCTTCCAAAAAAAGTGGCCGTGGATGCTTTGGCGAAATTTGATGATTCAGAAGGGCCTCCAGCCCAAAATGATGACTTGAATAAATCGAATGATATAAAAAAAATAGATGAAGCTATGGAAGTCGGGAGTATTGTCTATGATTCTAAGGAAAATAAGGAAAATTCGGATTTAGTGAATGGTTTAGAGCATATTATGATAGGTGCAGATGAACCAAATGGAAATTTAGATGATTCTGACGAAACCCCTGGCGGTATAGCCGATGAACTAAGTGAGTGA
- the rnhC gene encoding ribonuclease HIII, with translation MNKKNNCIYSIKLTQPQALRLKDYCLARSWDRYEVAYADFAFKANGINVVHYNSGKTVIQGKKTEEFVTFVLEPEITLEFNFGQNDDMDPLWLEEHAGLDESGKGDLFGPLVTACVIATPDAVKALLANGIKDSKKIHSENIILDLDAKINSQKGVTCKKMMLNMKKYNELYISFGSNMNRLLAWMHSRSLLGALQLQPVARGLLDQFSKTPLVQRYLGSVKNFTLEMQIKAECDPVVAAASIVARAEYVRQMRELSKLAGEKLHKGAGSKTLEQAKDLVKRFGDDRFGEFAKLHFRTAYIARGLIPPDNEFIA, from the coding sequence ATGAACAAAAAAAATAATTGTATTTATTCTATAAAACTTACTCAACCACAAGCTCTTAGGCTAAAAGATTATTGTTTGGCAAGGTCATGGGACCGATACGAGGTGGCCTATGCGGATTTTGCATTTAAGGCCAACGGAATCAATGTTGTACATTACAACAGCGGCAAGACCGTCATCCAGGGGAAAAAAACCGAGGAATTTGTCACCTTTGTTTTGGAGCCGGAGATAACGCTTGAGTTTAATTTTGGCCAGAATGATGATATGGATCCACTTTGGCTTGAAGAACATGCTGGTTTGGACGAGAGCGGGAAGGGTGACCTTTTTGGCCCACTGGTTACGGCCTGTGTTATAGCCACGCCTGATGCAGTTAAGGCTTTGCTAGCGAATGGGATCAAAGACAGTAAAAAAATTCATTCTGAAAATATTATTTTGGATTTGGATGCGAAAATAAATTCGCAGAAGGGTGTTACCTGCAAAAAAATGATGCTTAACATGAAGAAATACAACGAATTATATATTTCGTTTGGGTCTAATATGAATAGATTACTAGCTTGGATGCATTCTCGATCGCTTTTGGGCGCATTGCAATTGCAACCGGTTGCCCGAGGATTGCTTGATCAATTTTCAAAAACGCCGTTGGTGCAGCGGTATCTTGGCTCTGTCAAAAATTTTACATTGGAAATGCAAATCAAGGCCGAGTGTGATCCAGTAGTGGCTGCGGCATCGATAGTTGCGAGGGCAGAGTATGTGCGCCAGATGCGTGAATTATCGAAGTTGGCTGGTGAAAAATTGCATAAAGGTGCAGGTTCTAAAACTCTTGAACAGGCTAAGGATTTGGTAAAGAGGTTTGGTGATGATCGTTTTGGAGAATTTGCAAAGCTGCATTTTAGAACAGCTTACATTGCACGCGGATTAATTCCTCCGGATAATGAATTTATTGCTTGA